One window from the genome of Thermaerobacter marianensis DSM 12885 encodes:
- a CDS encoding ferredoxin: MIYVICEPCVGTKDQSCVEVCPVDCIYEGEDQFFIHPEECIGCSACAAVCPVEAIYDEDEVPEQWEHYKEKARKFFEERGQL, encoded by the coding sequence ATGATCTACGTCATCTGCGAGCCGTGCGTCGGCACCAAGGACCAGTCCTGCGTCGAGGTCTGCCCGGTCGACTGCATCTACGAGGGTGAGGACCAGTTCTTCATCCATCCGGAGGAGTGCATCGGCTGCAGCGCCTGCGCGGCCGTGTGCCCCGTCGAGGCGATCTACGACGAGGACGAGGTCCCCGAGCAGTGGGAGCACTACAAGGAGAAGGCCCGCAAGTTCTTCGAGGAACGCGGCCAGCTGTGA
- a CDS encoding DUF3243 domain-containing protein, giving the protein MPEFSEVFRQQLTVLADKVRTMENLGMSNEGIAGVVTEVGDWLAREAEPRSAEQRLLKEMWQHASNQEQAQIATALIKLADRTVGRGVAK; this is encoded by the coding sequence GTGCCGGAATTCAGCGAGGTCTTCCGCCAGCAACTGACCGTGCTGGCCGACAAGGTCCGCACCATGGAGAACCTGGGCATGTCCAACGAGGGCATCGCGGGCGTGGTCACCGAGGTGGGCGACTGGCTGGCGCGGGAGGCCGAACCGCGCAGCGCCGAGCAGCGCCTGCTGAAAGAGATGTGGCAGCACGCCTCCAACCAGGAGCAGGCCCAGATCGCGACGGCCCTGATCAAATTGGCCGACCGCACCGTGGGCCGCGGCGTGGCGAAGTAA
- a CDS encoding ABC transporter permease, translating into MSPARAVPPAGSPERGERGAHADAGGVTDGVAGGPSMEAEPASRGEAAGALAARTGAAAFVRQTLAVVEAEVRKLRHDPVELVTRAVQPALWVLVFGQVMGRLRGIPTGGVPYLDFMAPGILAQSTLFVAIFYGISLIWERDLGILHKYMASPAPRTALVLGKALSAGVRGISQAVVIYLLAAATGVAVRHDPGALLGVLAVVVLGAAVFSTFSLIVACLVRTRERFMGIGQVLTMPLFFASNAIYPLSLMPGWLHGVARVNPLTYQVDALRGLMIRGGASQFGLGWDLGVLALALAVLVAVASRLYPRAVA; encoded by the coding sequence ATGTCGCCCGCACGCGCCGTACCGCCCGCCGGCTCTCCTGAGCGCGGGGAGCGCGGGGCCCACGCCGACGCCGGCGGCGTCACCGACGGCGTCGCCGGCGGCCCGTCCATGGAGGCGGAGCCGGCCAGCCGGGGGGAAGCCGCCGGCGCCCTGGCCGCCCGGACCGGCGCGGCCGCGTTCGTCCGGCAGACCCTGGCCGTGGTCGAGGCCGAGGTCCGCAAGCTCCGCCACGACCCCGTCGAGCTCGTGACCCGGGCTGTCCAGCCCGCCCTGTGGGTGCTGGTCTTCGGCCAGGTGATGGGCCGTCTGCGCGGGATCCCCACGGGCGGCGTGCCCTACCTTGATTTCATGGCGCCGGGGATCCTGGCCCAGAGCACCCTGTTCGTGGCGATCTTCTACGGCATCTCGCTGATCTGGGAGCGGGACCTGGGGATCCTGCACAAGTACATGGCCAGCCCGGCCCCGCGGACAGCCCTGGTGCTGGGCAAGGCGCTGTCGGCGGGGGTGCGGGGGATCAGCCAGGCGGTGGTGATCTACCTGCTGGCGGCGGCCACGGGGGTGGCCGTGCGGCACGACCCGGGGGCGCTGCTGGGGGTGCTGGCGGTGGTGGTGCTGGGGGCGGCGGTGTTCTCCACCTTCTCGTTGATCGTGGCGTGCCTGGTGCGGACGCGCGAGCGGTTCATGGGCATCGGCCAGGTGCTGACGATGCCCCTCTTCTTCGCCAGCAACGCCATCTACCCCCTCAGCCTGATGCCCGGCTGGCTCCACGGCGTGGCGCGGGTGAACCCGCTGACCTACCAGGTCGACGCCCTGCGCGGTCTGATGATCCGCGGCGGCGCCAGCCAGTTCGGCCTGGGTTGGGATCTGGGAGTGCTGGCCCTGGCCCTGGCGGTGCTGGTGGCGGTGGCGTCGCGCCTCTACCCGCGGGCGGTGGCGTAA
- a CDS encoding aconitate hydratase has translation MAERRDPFGVRTTLETPGGPVVIYSLPKLAEAAGVDLDRLPFTIRILLENLLRNLDGETVTEDDVLALARWQPKPDGREIGWMPSRVLLQDFTGVPAVVDLAAMRSAVARMGGDPKRINPLVPADLVIDHSVIVDAFGTQYAFFYNVEKEFERNRERYTLLRWAQNAFDNFRVVPPGTGIVHQVNLEYLAKVVHRREEHGEVRAYPDTLVGTDSHTTMVNGMGVLGWGVGGIEAEAVMLGQPYFMQVPEVVGFRLTGHLPEGATATDLVLTVTQMLRKKGVVGKFVEFFGPGLSNLPLADRATIGNMAPEYGATCGFFPVDGETLGYLRLTGRDEEHIALVERYCKEQGLFRTDQTPDPVYSDVLELDLGDVEPSLAGPRRPQDRVPLREAGRAFREALATFGKKPGDTSVPFRTGAEPGREAARVGTAAAAGDGAGAGTGDAGSSGEGGGVAVLTRPKTTTELTHGSVVIAAITSCTNTSNPSVMLAAGLLAKKAVERGLTVKPYVKTSLAPGSRVVTDYLREAGLLPYLEALRFHVVGYGCTTCIGNSGALPEDVAQAITENDLVAAAVLSGNRNFEGRINPLVKANYLASPPLVVAYALAGTVDINLLEDPLGYDPNGRPVYLRDIWPTQEEIQETIRQVVRPELFKKEYARVFEGPEQWRQLPAPTGELYEWDPNSTYIQEPPFFKDMADEPGRPEDIVRARVLALLGDSITTDHISPAGSIPKNSPAGQYLLEHGVQWEEFNTYGSRRGNHEVMMRGTFANIRLRNQLVPGTEGGWTLHIPSGEKTTIYDAAMRYQREGTPLIVIGGKEYGTGSSRDWAAKGTYLLGVKAVIAESFERIHRSNLVGMGVLPLQFVDGQNAATLGLTGTEEYFITGIGEGLTPRKRLQVTARRDDGSEVRFEVLCRLDTPIEVEYYRHGGILQKVLRQIMQAA, from the coding sequence ATGGCCGAGCGACGCGACCCGTTTGGCGTGCGCACGACCCTGGAGACGCCGGGCGGCCCCGTGGTGATCTACAGCCTCCCGAAGCTGGCCGAGGCCGCCGGCGTCGACCTGGATCGCCTGCCTTTCACGATTCGCATCCTGCTGGAGAACCTGCTGCGCAACCTGGACGGTGAGACGGTCACCGAGGACGACGTGCTGGCCCTGGCCCGCTGGCAGCCCAAGCCTGACGGGCGGGAGATCGGCTGGATGCCCTCCCGCGTGTTGCTCCAGGACTTCACCGGCGTGCCGGCGGTGGTCGACCTGGCCGCCATGCGTAGCGCCGTGGCCCGCATGGGCGGTGACCCCAAGCGGATCAACCCGCTGGTGCCGGCGGACCTGGTCATCGACCACTCGGTGATCGTCGACGCCTTCGGCACCCAGTATGCCTTCTTCTACAACGTGGAGAAGGAGTTCGAGCGCAACCGCGAGCGTTACACCCTGCTCCGCTGGGCGCAGAACGCCTTCGACAACTTCCGCGTGGTGCCGCCGGGCACCGGCATCGTCCACCAGGTGAACCTGGAGTATTTGGCCAAGGTGGTCCACCGCCGGGAAGAACACGGCGAGGTGCGGGCCTACCCCGACACCCTGGTGGGCACCGACTCCCACACCACCATGGTCAACGGCATGGGGGTGCTGGGTTGGGGCGTGGGCGGCATCGAGGCCGAGGCGGTGATGCTGGGCCAGCCCTACTTCATGCAGGTCCCCGAGGTGGTGGGCTTCCGCCTGACGGGCCATCTGCCCGAGGGCGCCACGGCCACGGACCTGGTGCTCACCGTGACCCAGATGCTGCGCAAGAAGGGCGTGGTGGGCAAGTTCGTGGAGTTCTTCGGCCCGGGGCTGAGCAACCTGCCCCTGGCGGACCGGGCCACCATCGGCAACATGGCGCCCGAGTACGGCGCCACCTGCGGGTTCTTCCCCGTGGACGGCGAGACCCTGGGCTACCTGCGCCTGACGGGCCGGGACGAGGAGCACATCGCCCTGGTGGAGCGGTACTGCAAGGAGCAGGGCCTGTTCCGCACCGACCAGACGCCCGATCCCGTCTACAGCGACGTGCTGGAGCTGGACCTGGGCGACGTGGAACCCAGCCTGGCCGGGCCGCGGCGGCCCCAGGACCGGGTGCCCCTGCGGGAGGCGGGGCGCGCCTTCCGCGAGGCGCTGGCCACCTTCGGCAAGAAGCCCGGCGACACGTCGGTGCCCTTCCGGACGGGTGCCGAGCCCGGCCGGGAGGCGGCGCGGGTGGGGACGGCCGCGGCCGCCGGTGACGGCGCGGGAGCCGGGACCGGCGACGCCGGTTCGTCCGGCGAGGGCGGTGGCGTGGCCGTGCTGACCCGGCCCAAGACCACCACCGAGCTCACCCACGGCTCGGTGGTCATCGCCGCCATCACCAGCTGCACCAACACCTCCAACCCCTCGGTGATGCTGGCGGCGGGCCTCCTGGCCAAGAAGGCCGTGGAACGGGGCCTGACCGTCAAGCCCTACGTCAAGACCAGCCTGGCGCCCGGCTCGCGGGTGGTCACCGACTACCTGCGGGAGGCGGGGCTTCTGCCTTACCTCGAGGCGCTGCGGTTCCACGTGGTCGGCTACGGCTGCACCACCTGCATCGGCAACAGCGGCGCCCTGCCCGAAGACGTGGCCCAGGCCATCACCGAGAACGACCTGGTGGCGGCGGCGGTGCTGAGCGGCAACCGCAACTTCGAGGGCCGCATCAACCCGCTGGTCAAGGCCAACTACCTGGCCTCGCCGCCCCTGGTGGTGGCCTACGCCCTGGCCGGCACCGTGGACATCAACCTGCTGGAGGACCCGCTGGGCTACGACCCCAACGGCCGGCCCGTGTACCTGCGGGACATCTGGCCGACCCAGGAGGAGATCCAGGAGACCATCCGCCAGGTGGTGCGGCCGGAGCTGTTCAAGAAGGAGTACGCGCGGGTCTTCGAGGGGCCGGAGCAGTGGCGCCAGCTGCCCGCGCCCACCGGCGAGCTCTACGAGTGGGACCCCAACTCGACCTACATCCAGGAGCCGCCCTTCTTCAAGGACATGGCGGACGAACCCGGGCGGCCGGAGGACATCGTCCGGGCGCGGGTCCTGGCCCTCTTGGGCGACTCCATCACCACCGACCACATCTCGCCGGCGGGCTCCATCCCGAAGAACAGCCCGGCGGGCCAGTACCTGCTGGAGCACGGCGTTCAGTGGGAGGAGTTCAACACCTACGGCTCCCGCCGCGGCAATCACGAGGTGATGATGCGGGGCACCTTCGCCAACATCCGGCTGCGCAACCAGCTGGTACCGGGCACCGAGGGCGGGTGGACCCTGCACATCCCCAGCGGCGAGAAGACGACCATCTACGACGCCGCCATGCGCTACCAGCGGGAGGGCACCCCGCTGATCGTCATCGGCGGCAAGGAGTACGGCACGGGCAGCTCCCGCGACTGGGCGGCCAAGGGCACCTACCTGCTGGGGGTCAAGGCGGTGATCGCCGAGAGCTTCGAGCGCATCCACCGCAGCAACCTGGTGGGCATGGGCGTGCTGCCGCTGCAGTTCGTGGACGGGCAGAATGCCGCCACCCTGGGTCTGACCGGCACCGAGGAGTACTTCATCACCGGCATCGGCGAGGGCCTGACGCCGCGCAAGCGTTTGCAGGTCACGGCCCGGCGCGACGACGGCAGCGAGGTCCGGTTCGAGGTGCTCTGCCGGCTGGACACGCCTATCGAGGTGGAGTACTACCGCCACGGTGGCATCCTGCAGAAGGTGCTGCGGCAGATCATGCAGGCGGCGTGA
- a CDS encoding daunorubicin resistance protein DrrA family ABC transporter ATP-binding protein, protein MTTAAGAAASRPAGSGWAVETVQLMRSFGDFVAVDRLNLVIPAGSIFGLLGPNGAGKSTTIKMLTTLLPPSGGTARVAGFDVVRQPAAVRRQVGYVPQFLSADGALTGYENLLIFAKLYGIPARERQGRIMELLELVGLADAAHTLVRRYSGGMIRRLEIAQSLLHRPAVLFLDEPTVGLDPTARRGVWEQVRLLRERFGTTVVLTTHYMEEADELCDQVAILHRGRVAAVGSPAELKGRVGPGATLEDVFVHFTGSSLETGGSYRDVARTRRTARRLS, encoded by the coding sequence TTGACCACGGCGGCAGGTGCCGCCGCCTCCCGGCCCGCCGGCTCGGGTTGGGCGGTGGAGACGGTCCAGTTGATGCGGTCCTTCGGTGACTTCGTGGCCGTGGACCGCCTCAACCTGGTGATTCCCGCAGGGTCGATCTTCGGCTTGCTCGGCCCCAACGGGGCCGGCAAGAGCACCACCATCAAGATGCTGACCACCTTGCTGCCGCCCAGCGGCGGCACCGCCCGGGTGGCGGGGTTCGACGTGGTCCGCCAGCCCGCCGCCGTGCGCCGGCAGGTGGGCTACGTCCCCCAGTTCCTCTCCGCCGACGGCGCCCTCACGGGCTACGAGAACCTGCTGATCTTCGCCAAGCTCTACGGCATCCCGGCCCGGGAGCGGCAGGGGCGGATCATGGAGCTCCTGGAACTGGTCGGGCTGGCCGATGCGGCCCACACCCTGGTCCGGCGCTACTCGGGCGGCATGATCCGCCGCCTGGAGATCGCCCAGTCGTTGCTCCACCGGCCGGCGGTGCTGTTCCTGGACGAACCCACCGTGGGCCTCGACCCCACGGCCCGCCGCGGCGTCTGGGAGCAGGTCCGCCTCCTGCGCGAGCGCTTCGGCACAACCGTCGTTTTGACCACCCACTACATGGAGGAAGCCGACGAGCTCTGCGACCAGGTGGCGATCCTGCACCGCGGCCGGGTGGCCGCCGTCGGCTCGCCGGCCGAGCTGAAGGGCCGGGTCGGGCCCGGGGCGACGCTGGAAGACGTCTTCGTCCACTTCACCGGCAGCTCGCTGGAGACAGGGGGGAGTTACCGCGATGTCGCCCGCACGCGCCGTACCGCCCGCCGGCTCTCCTGA
- a CDS encoding DUF6922 domain-containing protein has protein sequence MGDLPDEIKPLFHNYHPEKIDVERDAEWIILTVLLYGEWHQIEWAFRTYGWNRIEEVVKKDIEGMRTLPYVVANFWSIVFWGRDLPHPTVREKWAITRLPEKRRR, from the coding sequence GTGGGTGATCTCCCCGATGAAATCAAGCCCTTGTTCCACAACTACCATCCAGAGAAGATCGACGTCGAGCGAGATGCTGAATGGATCATTTTGACGGTGCTGTTATACGGCGAATGGCATCAGATCGAATGGGCGTTCCGGACCTACGGATGGAACCGGATTGAGGAGGTCGTAAAGAAGGACATTGAGGGAATGCGGACCTTACCGTACGTTGTTGCAAATTTCTGGAGCATTGTCTTTTGGGGCCGGGATCTTCCGCACCCAACCGTCCGAGAGAAATGGGCCATTACGCGATTACCAGAAAAAAGGCGGCGATGA
- a CDS encoding M42 family metallopeptidase — protein MATPAEQAGGQPGVPAGGQAGGESRLIGFLRDLTQTYGPSGREDAVREYIRARIEPWADEVRVDALGNLIARRAPRGTGADAAGPGTPAAAGSAGGAEGPGGRGAGRRIMIAAHMDEIAVIATHIDDKGFIRVEPVGGQDPMVLLGQRVEFAGGVVGVVGSEKLDDARDLKMGKLFVDIGATSGDDARRRVRVGDMAVFHRPLERAGDRLIAKALDDRSGCAVVMEAMARLEASPHEIFFVFTVQEEVGLRGARTAAYGVEPDVAVAVDITLAGDTPEPQHRVAVELGKGPAIKVKDNSQIAHPLVRRWMEGAAEAEGIPYQLEVLPFGGTDAGAMQLARAGVPAGTLSIPVRYGHTPGEMADVRDLENAVRLLVAMLSRPLPEA, from the coding sequence ATGGCGACCCCAGCTGAGCAGGCCGGAGGGCAGCCCGGCGTCCCGGCCGGTGGACAGGCCGGCGGCGAGTCACGTCTGATCGGTTTCCTCCGCGACCTGACCCAGACCTACGGCCCCTCGGGCCGGGAAGACGCGGTGCGCGAGTACATCCGCGCCCGGATCGAACCGTGGGCGGACGAAGTGCGCGTCGACGCCCTGGGCAACTTGATCGCCCGGCGCGCGCCGCGGGGGACCGGGGCGGATGCGGCCGGTCCCGGCACCCCTGCAGCCGCCGGGTCCGCAGGAGGTGCCGAGGGGCCTGGGGGCCGCGGGGCCGGCCGGCGCATCATGATCGCTGCCCATATGGACGAGATCGCCGTCATCGCCACCCACATCGACGACAAGGGCTTCATCCGCGTGGAGCCCGTGGGTGGGCAGGATCCCATGGTGCTCCTGGGCCAGCGGGTGGAGTTCGCCGGCGGCGTGGTCGGCGTGGTGGGCAGCGAGAAGCTGGACGATGCCCGCGACCTGAAGATGGGCAAGCTGTTCGTGGACATCGGTGCCACGTCGGGCGATGACGCGCGCCGGCGCGTGCGGGTTGGCGACATGGCCGTGTTCCACCGGCCCCTGGAACGTGCGGGCGACCGGCTGATCGCCAAGGCCCTGGACGACCGGTCGGGCTGCGCGGTGGTGATGGAGGCCATGGCGCGGCTGGAGGCGTCGCCCCACGAGATCTTCTTCGTGTTCACCGTGCAGGAGGAGGTGGGCCTGCGGGGCGCGCGCACCGCGGCCTACGGCGTGGAGCCCGACGTGGCGGTGGCCGTGGACATCACCCTGGCGGGGGACACGCCCGAGCCCCAGCACCGGGTGGCGGTGGAACTCGGCAAGGGGCCGGCCATCAAGGTGAAGGACAACAGCCAGATCGCCCACCCGCTGGTGCGGCGGTGGATGGAGGGCGCCGCCGAGGCCGAGGGCATCCCGTACCAGCTGGAGGTCCTGCCCTTCGGCGGCACCGACGCGGGCGCCATGCAGCTGGCACGGGCCGGCGTCCCGGCGGGCACCCTGTCCATCCCGGTCCGGTACGGTCACACGCCGGGCGAGATGGCGGACGTCCGCGACCTGGAGAACGCCGTGCGCCTGCTGGTGGCCATGCTGTCCCGGCCCTTGCCGGAGGCGTAG
- a CDS encoding MarR family winged helix-turn-helix transcriptional regulator — MASSLTAEACARAITEVVPRVMHLIRTEMRRHQPGRLSVPQFRTLLFLQRHPGASLSAVAEHLGVSRPTASALVDRLVRRGLVTRSPDPAERRRVVLGLTDAGHQQLAEARRRTQAHLAQRLAGFRPEELAALADGLRLLQRLAEEVAEG; from the coding sequence ATGGCGTCCTCTCTCACGGCCGAAGCCTGCGCCCGCGCCATCACCGAGGTGGTGCCGCGGGTGATGCACCTGATCCGCACGGAGATGCGCCGCCACCAGCCAGGCCGGCTGTCCGTGCCCCAGTTTCGCACGCTGCTGTTCCTGCAGCGGCACCCGGGCGCATCGCTCTCTGCCGTGGCCGAGCATCTGGGGGTGAGCCGGCCCACGGCCTCGGCGCTGGTCGACCGCCTGGTCCGGCGGGGGCTCGTGACCCGCAGCCCCGATCCCGCCGAGCGCCGGCGCGTGGTGCTGGGCCTGACCGACGCCGGCCACCAGCAGCTGGCGGAGGCGCGCCGCCGGACCCAGGCCCACCTCGCCCAACGGCTGGCCGGCTTCCGGCCGGAGGAACTGGCTGCCCTGGCCGACGGCTTGCGGCTGCTGCAGCGGCTTGCGGAGGAGGTGGCGGAGGGTTGA
- a CDS encoding DUF1801 domain-containing protein, whose product MSETAVLEKIRTWQEPFRSYGFRLHHVILEAVPELTPRLWYGMPGYGKGSGPVLCFFRADDRFMTFGLTDKAHLEREPGQPDQLMPSAWFFTSLDEPTERRIAAIVRRAAAGHRST is encoded by the coding sequence GTGAGCGAAACCGCCGTGCTGGAGAAGATCCGGACGTGGCAGGAACCCTTCCGGTCTTACGGGTTCCGCCTGCATCACGTCATCCTGGAGGCCGTGCCCGAGCTGACCCCGCGGCTGTGGTACGGCATGCCTGGTTACGGCAAGGGGAGCGGTCCCGTCCTGTGCTTCTTCCGGGCCGACGACCGCTTCATGACCTTTGGCCTGACCGACAAGGCCCACCTCGAGCGGGAGCCGGGCCAGCCCGACCAGCTCATGCCCAGCGCCTGGTTCTTCACGAGCCTCGATGAACCGACGGAAAGGAGGATCGCGGCCATTGTGCGGCGTGCCGCCGCGGGACACCGTTCCACCTAG
- a CDS encoding MFS transporter — translation MQPGHGAGRQAGTRGLLLAAVAFGALLNPLNSSMIAVALPAIARDFRVPIGRLTWVIAAFYLASAVGQPVMGKVADLAGRRRIFFAGLALVALASAVAPLAPTLGALVAARVLQALGSSSLYPAGMAAVRDAFTGRTGQALGILAVFASTSAALGPSLGGFLVQAGGWQALFYVNFVPVALSMVLASRAFPAGPGGAGSSGGRSPRPAAPTGRPGGLRELGRRLDLPGMALFAGTVAFGLAALLSLSEPQPAWWTMPVAVLLAVALARWEGRVKAAGWEPFLDLEMLRRDRARTAVYGAWILSNLAFYTVFFGMPAYFEEVRHLDPRESGLMMLSVAGFSSVASPLVGRWVDRAGHRPALWAAGLSLLAGALALLAVGPGAPLAVLFVVLAFLGASNGVNNLALQAALYRFVPREETGAASGLYMTCRYVGSILSSSLLGLVLSGPLNAAMLRELAVALLVPALGLLAFVRWIPARPAPVASR, via the coding sequence GTGCAGCCGGGGCATGGTGCCGGCCGGCAGGCCGGCACCCGCGGCCTCTTGTTGGCGGCCGTGGCCTTCGGGGCGCTGCTGAACCCGCTGAACTCGTCCATGATCGCCGTCGCGCTCCCCGCCATCGCCCGGGACTTCCGCGTTCCCATCGGCCGGCTGACGTGGGTCATCGCCGCCTTCTACCTGGCCAGCGCCGTGGGCCAGCCGGTGATGGGCAAGGTGGCCGACCTGGCGGGGCGGCGGCGGATCTTCTTTGCCGGGCTGGCGCTGGTGGCCCTGGCCTCGGCCGTGGCGCCCCTGGCGCCTACCCTGGGCGCTCTGGTGGCGGCGCGCGTTCTGCAAGCCCTGGGGAGCTCGAGCCTGTACCCCGCGGGGATGGCGGCGGTCCGCGATGCCTTCACCGGCCGGACGGGGCAGGCCCTGGGGATCCTGGCGGTGTTCGCCTCCACCTCGGCGGCGCTGGGGCCGTCCCTGGGCGGGTTCCTGGTCCAGGCCGGCGGCTGGCAGGCGCTGTTCTACGTCAACTTCGTGCCGGTGGCGCTGAGCATGGTGCTGGCGTCGCGGGCGTTCCCGGCGGGGCCCGGGGGGGCCGGTTCGTCCGGGGGCCGGTCGCCACGGCCCGCGGCTCCAACCGGGCGACCCGGTGGCCTGCGGGAGCTCGGCCGGCGGCTCGATCTGCCCGGGATGGCCCTCTTCGCCGGAACCGTGGCCTTCGGGCTGGCGGCGCTGCTCTCCCTGTCGGAGCCGCAGCCGGCCTGGTGGACGATGCCGGTGGCGGTGCTTCTGGCCGTGGCGCTGGCACGGTGGGAGGGGCGGGTCAAGGCCGCCGGCTGGGAGCCGTTCCTGGACCTGGAGATGCTGCGGCGCGACCGCGCCCGCACCGCCGTCTACGGGGCGTGGATCCTCTCCAACCTGGCCTTTTACACGGTCTTCTTCGGCATGCCGGCCTACTTCGAGGAGGTGCGCCACCTGGACCCGCGGGAGAGCGGCCTCATGATGCTCTCGGTGGCGGGGTTCAGCAGCGTGGCGTCGCCCCTGGTCGGCCGCTGGGTCGACCGGGCGGGGCACCGCCCGGCCCTTTGGGCCGCGGGGCTTTCGCTGCTGGCCGGCGCCCTGGCCCTGCTGGCCGTGGGGCCCGGGGCACCGCTGGCGGTGCTGTTCGTCGTGCTGGCCTTCCTGGGTGCCAGCAACGGGGTCAACAACCTGGCCCTGCAGGCCGCCCTGTACCGGTTCGTCCCGCGGGAAGAAACCGGCGCCGCCTCGGGCCTGTACATGACCTGCCGGTACGTGGGGAGCATCCTGTCCAGCAGCCTGCTGGGGCTGGTCCTGAGCGGGCCGCTGAACGCGGCCATGCTGCGCGAGTTGGCGGTGGCGCTGCTGGTGCCGGCGCTGGGCTTGCTGGCGTTCGTCCGGTGGATCCCCGCCCGGCCGGCTCCCGTCGCGAGCCGGTGA
- a CDS encoding nucleotidyl transferase AbiEii/AbiGii toxin family protein, translated as MALVYWNLIGDKTKSVLFRLRDAGILREYYLSGGTALTLQLGHRVSEDLDFFTKRASTRLPVQSLISRCEKAFGKEHVAVRLYEVDQVWMDIEGVHVTFLAFPFDLKYRLLRESGIHIANIRDIALQKAYAIGRRARTRDYIDLAYILEDGAITLEELISDAQSVFRINGDPVFSPRLFLQQLTYTEDLADREDALRLLVRKRSFEAITDFLKTKVREAVQSMVSEGH; from the coding sequence ATGGCCCTGGTCTACTGGAACCTGATTGGCGACAAGACAAAGTCCGTGTTATTCAGGTTGCGCGATGCGGGTATTCTCCGTGAATACTACTTGTCGGGTGGTACTGCGTTAACCCTTCAATTGGGTCATCGAGTATCCGAAGATCTGGATTTCTTTACAAAACGTGCGTCAACACGCCTTCCGGTTCAATCACTAATTTCCCGTTGCGAAAAGGCGTTTGGTAAGGAGCATGTAGCGGTTCGCCTATATGAAGTCGATCAGGTTTGGATGGATATTGAAGGGGTTCACGTCACATTCTTGGCTTTCCCATTTGACCTGAAATATCGACTCCTTAGAGAATCAGGAATTCACATCGCGAACATCAGGGACATTGCACTGCAGAAGGCATATGCCATTGGGCGACGGGCGAGAACCCGCGATTACATTGACCTGGCATACATTTTGGAGGATGGAGCAATTACGCTGGAAGAGTTGATAAGCGACGCGCAATCCGTTTTTCGTATCAATGGGGATCCGGTGTTTTCGCCGCGATTATTTTTGCAGCAGCTTACTTACACTGAGGATTTGGCAGATCGGGAAGACGCCTTGAGGTTATTGGTTCGCAAGCGTTCCTTTGAGGCGATCACCGACTTTCTCAAGACGAAGGTTCGCGAGGCGGTACAATCGATGGTTTCTGAGGGCCACTAA
- a CDS encoding PaaI family thioesterase: MSDFLALGRAVLAQQSFSVLLGTELLEFEPGRAVLALQVKDAFRQQHGFVHGGVISYLVDNALTFAGGSVLGENVLTVEFKVNYLRPARGERLIARATAESSGRRIAVCRCDVVSVEGGQEQRCAIGQGTIALAG, translated from the coding sequence GTGTCCGATTTCCTCGCGTTGGGGCGAGCCGTTCTGGCCCAACAGTCGTTCAGCGTTCTCCTGGGTACCGAGCTGCTGGAGTTTGAACCGGGTAGGGCGGTTCTGGCCCTGCAAGTCAAAGATGCGTTTCGCCAACAGCACGGGTTCGTCCACGGCGGCGTGATCAGTTACCTGGTCGACAATGCCCTGACCTTTGCGGGGGGATCGGTGCTCGGAGAAAACGTCCTCACCGTCGAGTTCAAGGTGAACTACCTCCGGCCGGCCCGGGGCGAGCGGCTGATCGCGAGGGCGACGGCGGAAAGCTCGGGGCGTCGCATTGCCGTATGCCGTTGCGACGTCGTGTCGGTGGAAGGCGGGCAAGAACAGCGCTGCGCTATCGGGCAAGGCACCATTGCCCTGGCGGGGTAA